A window from Erythrolamprus reginae isolate rEryReg1 chromosome 9, rEryReg1.hap1, whole genome shotgun sequence encodes these proteins:
- the COG4 gene encoding conserved oligomeric Golgi complex subunit 4: MCASALSLEQLRGLTELPELEAAYGRLCREEGETRAELEQLLEQRGALEGKVAALHRMGPNLQLIEGDAQQLGGTIAFTCRLAENVSSKVRQLDLAKNRLYQAIQRSDDILDLKFCTDGVQAALRNEDYEQAAAHVHRYLSLDKSVIELSRQGQEGTITDANLKLLQEAERQLKTIVTEKFDAATKQEDLPQVERFFKIFPLLGLHDEGLGNFSRYLCKQVANKAEENLQLALQTDPTDRRYAVLFADTLTLLFEGIARIVETHQPIVETYYGPGRLYALIKHLQAECDQQVEKVVEKFIQQRDYRRQFQHVQSSAMRSLTGEKIEPRELDPILTEVTLMNARSELYLRFIRRRITSDFEVGDSVASEDVKQEHQKCLDKLLHNCFLSCAMQELIGYYIPMEEYFMRETVNKAVAMDTCEKGQLTSSMVDDVFYIVKKCIGRALSSSSIDCLCAMINHSITELESEFREILGHKLRVGFPATPFQDFQRGVTSAVSLMHSSLQQGKFDPKGIESTDEAKQSFLVTLNNVEACSENIMTLKKTLESDCSELLSQGFGGEQARLKLDSCLSDMDAVSSKFRDLLQEGLNELTSSAVKPQVKPCINLFLSISHNIEEEEFNDYEANDPWVQQFILNLEQQMVEFKAGLSPVIYDSLTSLMTTLVALELEKVVLKSTFSRLGGLQFDKELRSLIAYLTTVTTWTIRDKFARLSQMATILNLERVTEILDYWGPNSGPLTWCLTPAEVRQVLALRMDFRSEDIKRLRL; the protein is encoded by the exons ATGTGCGCCTCGGCCCTGTCGCTGGAGCAGCTGCGCGGCCTGACCGAACTGCCGGAGCTGGAGGCGGCCTACGGGCGCCTGTGCCGCGAGGAG GGCGAGACGCGGGCGGAGCTGGAGCAGCTGCTGGAGCAGCGCGGCGCCCTGGAGGGGAAGGTGGCGGCGCTGCACCGGATGGG TCCCAACCTGCAGCTGATCGAGGGGGACGCGCAGCAGCTGGGGGGCACCATCGCCTTCACCTGCCGCCTGGCAGAGAACGTCAGCAGCAAAGTCCGCCAGCTGGACCTGGCCAAG AACCGCCTCTACCAGGCCATCCAGAGATCAGATGATATTTTGGACCTGAAGTTCTGCACCGATGGTGTCCAGGCGGCCCTGAGGAATGAAGATTATGAGCAGGCGGCGGCTCACGTCCATCGCTACCTCTCTTTGGACAAGTCGGTCATTGAGCTGAGTCGGCAGGGCCAGGAGG GCACCATCACGGATGCCAACCTGAAGCTCCTGCAAGAAGCAGAACGGCAGCTGAAGACCATTGTCACTGAGAAATTTGATGCTGCCACGAAGCAGGAGGACCTGCCCCAAGTGGAGCGCTTCTTCAAGATCTTCCCCCTGCTGGGCCTGCATGACGAGGGGCTCGGTAACTTCTCCAGGTACCTCTGCAAGCAG GTGGCTAACAAAGCAGAAGAGAATTTGCAGCTAGCGTTACAGACCGACCCAACAGACCGGCGCTATGCAGTCCTGTTTGCAGACACACTGACGCTCCTCTTTGAAG GGATTGCACGTATTGTGGAGACCCACCAGCCCATTGTGGAGACGTACTATGGACCCGGCAGGCTTTATGCTTTGATCAAGCACCTGCAGGCGGAATGCGACCAGCAGGTGGAGAAAGTGGTGGAGAAGTTCATCCAGCAGAGAGACTATCGTAGGCAg TTCCAGCACGTTCAGAGCAGCGCGATGAGGAGCCTGACAGGAGAAAAGATCGAACCCAG GGAGCTTGACCCTATCTTAACCGAGGTCACCTTGATGAACGCCCGCAGCGAGCTCTACCTGAGATTCATCAGGAGGCGCATCACCTCTGACTTTGAGGTGGGAGATTCGGTGGCCTCCGAGGACGTGAAGCAAG AGCATCAAAAGTGCCTGGACAAGCTGCTCCACAATTGCTTTCTGAGTTGTGCCATGCAAGAGTTGATTGGCTACTACATCCCCATGGAAGAGTACTTCATGAGAGAGACTGTGAATAAG GCCGTGGCCATGGACACCTGTGAGAAGGGTCAGCTGACCTCCAGCATGGTGGACGATGTTTTCTACATCGTGAAGAAATGCATCGGGAGGGCTCTGTCCAGCTCCAGCATCGACTGCCTCTGCGCCATGATCAACCACTCCATCACGGAGCTGGAGTCCGAGTTCAG GGAGATCCTGGGCCACAAGCTGCGGGTGGGCTTCCCGGCCACCCCTTTCCAGGACTTCCAGAGAGGGGTGACCAGCGCCGTGAGCCTCATGCACAGCAGCCTGCAGCAGGGGAAGTTCGACCCGAAAGGCATCGAGAGCACCGATGAGGCCAAGCAGTCCTTCCTG GTGACTTTAAACAACGTGGAGGCCTGCAGCGAGAACATTATGACCCTGAAGAAGACCCTGGAG AGCGACTGTTCGGAGCTGCTGAGCCAGGGCTTTGGAGGAGAGCAGGCTCGGCTGAAGCTGGACAGCTGCCTCTCGGACATGGACGCTGTCTCCAGCAAGTTCCGTGACCTGCTGCAG GAAGGCCTGAACGAACTCACCAGCTCAGCGGTCAAGCCGCAGGTGAAGCCCTGCATTAACCTCTTCCTCTCCATCTCCCACAACATCGAGGAG GAAGAGTTCAATGACTACGAGGCCAACGACCCCTGGGTGCAGCAGTTCATTCTTAACCTGGAGCAGCAGATGGTGGAGTTCAAG gCAGGACTCTCCCCCGTCATCTACGACAGCCTCACCAGCCTGATGACCACCCTGGTCGCTCTGGAGCTGGAGAAGGTGGTTCTCAAGTCCACCTTCAGCCGG cTGGGCGGCCTGCAGTTTGACAAAGAGCTGAGGTCCCTGATTGCCTACCTGACCACCGTCACCACCTGGACCATCCGTGACAAGTTTGCCCGGCTCTCCCAGATGGCCACCATCCTCAACCTGGAACGG gtGACGGAGATCCTGGACTACTGGGGGCCCAACTCGGGCCCTCTGACGTGGTGCCTGACGCCCGCCGAGGTCCGCCAAGTGCTGGCCCTCCGGATGGATTTCCGAAGTGAAGACATCAAGCGGCTGCGCCTGTAG